The DNA segment AACCTTAGGGAATAGACCATGGAAGCCAtcgcctgcctccccaccccccaaccaaaGATCCAGTTTTCCTTCAAAACCTTCCACCCAGCCCTCTGTTGGCAGAACCCAGGGCAGTGGGTCCTCCCTGGAGCAAAGTCCTCTCCACGTTGCTGGGCCAGCAGGATGAAATGTCTCTGGGAGAGCAGGTCACAGGTGACAACCCCATGTGAGTTCAATCGGGTACCTGGGACTTAAAGCCACCGGGGCAAAATCTGCGTTCTCCAAGCCAACGCGCTGCTAAGCAGACTCTTCCTGGAGCACAGAGCCTTCACGGCAGGGGCACCGTGGGAAAGCCCGCAGACACCCTCCCTCTTGATTCTGCAGCTGCCCGAGGAGGGCTCTTGGGCACTTTACCACCTTAAATTGCAAAGATGGCGTGCGTTCGCCACACCTGGAAATCAAAGCTGGTTCTTTTCCCGGGCATTCAAATGGACTTTTCACACAGGGGGTGGGCTTTTCTCTCAGCCTGAGTTGGcacaagagaagctggaaagggaggggcaggacagagggaaagaggggacCAAAATGCACCCTCaacctgggggcggggaggggggagctcAATAATCAGGCCCAACGGAGAACAAGCTGATCGGGAGGTTGGGGCGCCGTGGGAGGgattcagctttgttcttcctcaaTAAGCCCCACGGAATGATGTTAATTGTTACTTTAGGTGTGTGGGGTGTAGACGATTTGTAAGGTAGAGGAGTCCTTTGGCTGTGACCAGAGCTAGCATAATGGGGCTATAAAGACTAGAACTTTTGAGTTCCTTAAACTCCGTGAAGCCATCAAATACCTTCCCTGCAAATTGGCACTTGCAGCCCAAGCCTTCACGTCTTTGTTGTGCAGTGGGGGTAATAATCACCCGCGCTGCGAGAAAGGCACGCTGGCTGGCGGGGACGTTGGCTGCACAAAGcattcttggtttaaaaaaaaaagaaaaatcatgcaataaaaaagaaaactgtttaagcttaaaaagtaaaaagaagcagTTGGCTCCAGTTgttgaaatgttttataaagcaacagcaagatgaaaaaaataaaaaataaactgtcccAGAATGCTGAGAGAGGGccaaaaatattaatatgcaGGAACACGGCAAACCTTCTGCAAGCTGTAAATATTTCCTTCGTCCCCCACGTCCAATCAGCAGGGACGGCGGTCCCTTTTCTCTCTCCGATCTTCCCATGTGAAATCTATGCTGAATAACACGTTTTCTGGAAGAATAAAACTCAAGTAGTAGGTGGAGAATATGATGTCCGTCAGAGGTCCGTGAATGTCTTGTTTCAAATATAGGGAGGAGGCTTCCACCCCCAGAACCAGGTGAGGAGGGGAAGGGTatctataaaacaaattaaaaccccaccatgggaaataaaaataaaaaataaacaggatttCCTCCATGCAAATGTACTCATTTGCTGAACATGGTATGCATACGAGAGAAGACATTCACTGAGGGAACGATGGTCAGATAAGATACAGGACGCCCAGCGaaatttaatttcagataaacaacataATTTGTAATTTGTTGGCCTAAGTACGGTCTGGTTTAAGTGTGCTCGGTGATGTTCAAATTTCGCGGACATCCTGTATTGGCTGAACCTGGCAACCCTACTGACCTGGTGGGCCATGCTGGTGGCCGTGCTGATTGAAGACTGATCGTTCACACCCTGACAGGACAGCGAGCCCGGGCTCCGGCTGAAGTGAGTCCTGTGCCCATGGCCCCGGAAGTTTCTTCGGGAGGCCCGGGCAGGGGGCTGCTCAGGACCTCGCACCATCTGGGCCCTCCGTCAGCTTCAGCTGCCTGAGAGCAGTTTCAGGCGGAGGCACAGCAGGGCCAGAAACTTCCTCGCAAGACCTGCCGAAAGGGGACATTGCCCAGTCGGGCCTCACCTCGGAAAAGCCAGAGCTGGACTTCTTCCCAACTATTATTTGCTGCTCAGATTGGACACCCACGGCCAAGCCCAGCCACCTGAAAATCATCCAGAGAGAGAAGGGCATCATGACGGGTCCAAACAGAGCGGAGGACCAGGGCATGTGGACACCTCATCCCTCCTGCAGACCCTGCCCCTGGGGAGAAAGGGCTGCCCCCCAAACCCAGTGTTCATGCTCAGACAGGGGGCTTTGAAGTTTGCTTCAAATCCTTTCTCACCCACCAATTGTTGGAGCCAGTTTTCCCTTCCACAAAACGGCCACGAAGGAATCCCTCTTCCAAGAAATTAGAGAATGTCGGCAAGCACCCAGCCGGGGCCCCGTGAAGCTGGTGCCGTGATGGTTCTGAGGCCTCAGGATGGCCCAATGAGCGCCCCCAGGTGAGTGCTCTCTTGCCTCTCAGGAAAGAAGGAATCCTGCCGTCCAGGCCAGGCCAGCAGCCATCCACAGCCTCTCCTTCAAAACTGACCTCCTCAAGGAGCAAACCCCAGTTCCGCTCAAAGCCCCGTTTCCATCTCCCCACACTGTCCCCCAAACCCTCTGTGTCTCAAGCTGAGACAGCCAACAGGCTACCCCTCGGGTGACACTCTCCATTGCTGGTGAGCGCCAACAGCTCTGGCACCACGTGGAGCCCTTTATGTTtgctcccccaccaccacctccccagctTCCTAAGATCCCTACAagttcatttgacagatgaggacaccagctcagagaggttagtcaacttgcccaaggtccccaAGATGGGACACAGCAGAGCAAGGCTTGAGGCCACATCCCAGGCCCAAAGCTTGTGCTTTCAACCTCAAGACTCTCCCCATTTCTCATCCcgccccatcccccccccccccggtgcccCCTGTGGGTATCTCTGAGGAGAGTGGGCAGGACCGGAGAACTATCACTCATCTCTCCAAGCCCAAGTCACGCCTCACCCGCTCGGTGCCTCCCTGCCTCAGCCAGGGGCACGCTCTCCATCTCTGCATCGTACTCTTACTCCATCTACCGCTACAAAATGAGGCACTATCACCTGGTCCACATCCGTGTCCCTACTCAATGGACCGCCCGGAAGGCGTCATgcttgcttttccatttctgtaccCATCCCACCTTCCAGGGGCGCCTCCGGCTGCAGCGGCCTCCTTAGTGTTCTCCGGACGCCCCAGGCCCGTTCCAGCTCAGGATCTGAACTTCCCTCCTCCCTGGAAACTTGCAGGCCCCCTCCCTCATCCAAGCTGTGCTCAAATGACCCGGCCCCGGAGAGCTTTCCAGACCACCCACTCACACTAGTTCCTTCCATGCCGTTCACCTTGAGCCTCCTTCCTGGTGTCGCCTGCTTTGTGGCACGCATCTCTCCCTGGcctgagcatgtgtgtgcatttgttCACTTGCTTCCTTGTCTTGTCTTCCCTCCAGACAcgccggcccctcccccagggtaGGGGCAACGACTTAGCCggtctccttccttcctggatGCCCAGGCACATCAGGggtgctcagcaaacatttgtggaatgaatgaaccctcagtgctcatcatatatAGACAGTCAGTAAATGAATTTATTCTTAATTAATCATTTTAACAGAATCATCTTGGAAGCTTCCCAAGGGGGAAGCAGCCTTTGCCCGTCCTGCATGAGGGACCCTCCACTCCCCAGCCATCCACTATTCACATTTCTTTCCAGGTCACTGACCCACTGTTAGAAGGATGGCAACCTCACAGAAAAGGCCAGAAAGAAAACCCTGGGCCCACCTGTACACCTGTCCACCCTGTGCCAAACTGGCCATCCCACCAGCTTGCTCGGCCATGGGCATAGTGTGTTCTGTATCCATGAATCAAACTGTCCGctctccttccagcccctgcctGTCCCCTCACTATTTTGGCTGAGTGGACAAAAGTGACCACCCCAATTTGGGGCCTCTACCCAGCACCCACAACAGCCAAGAGAAGCATCACATGCCTTGGGTGCAGGGAGCATTGTTATAAGAAAATACAGCCTCCAAACAGCCCCATAAAGGCACAAATCTGTTGACAAGGGAGGAAGGAGTTCAGGGAAAGGGAGGTAGGGAGACATACCACGGAGAATCACGGACACCTGTGCCCTCTCCGAGTGGCCTTGGTCATTATCTGGGAGATGACCCATTGGTCAGCAGAAGCACGCTGCCTCCCCTCACTCAGTCCCAGGAGGCCCTGCACACATGCGGATCTCCCGGCTGCTCAGGCACAAAAATGTCCCCCTGCCCCGTGCTGTCCGTCCACTCAGTCATTAGACCCATTTTCCAGTTCCAGGCCTAGGACAATGTGCAATGGTGGAAGCCGTTGGGTCAGTAAGTCAGCCAAACGATTGAGTGCCCCAATTTTGGGGGGTCGGTGTTGATGGGCAGGAAGGAGAGTGTGGCTATGGCGTCTGCAGGCCATCTTATCGGTGAGTGTCACTGGGGGATTGTTCTAAAGAGTGAATGCCGACAGacatgcatgcatgtgttctCCCAAAGCCACGGACAGGAATACTCAGAACAGCACCGCGGTGGCCAAAATCTCGCGCCCCAAACCGGTGGCGGCAGGATGGAATGCTCCTCGGGAGTGGAGACGAACGGTGATTATTTCCTAATCCAGGCGGTGGCCGCAGGGGTGCGTTCTCTGTGACAGAACTGATGAAGCTTGGTACGCCTCGGATGGGTACACGTGTCCGTTTGCATACTTGCCTCACATGTAGGCCTAAATTTTAAAGGGACCGGGGTGTTAGGGGTTGAGGTTTCCCCAGGGTTTCCCGCACAGGAGGGGGCTACTGCCACCGGGgccaggcaggtgggcagggaggagggcgaGGGGGCTCGGAGGCGGGCAGCAGGCACACGGACGCAGCCCCACCCGGCGCCAGGTGCAGCGAAGCCTCCGCCTCCGCGTCCCGCGTTGCTGGGCAACCGGTCTCCCTGGCGACGCGAGACGCTGAGCCCGGGGCTGGTGCGTGCGGGCGCCCCTGAGACCCGAGCCCCCATGGCGGAGAAACCTCTCAGCACCGCTGCGGCCGAGCGCATGAACCTCGTGGCCCAGGATGAGATCTGGTAATGCCCAGGATCCGGTCCCCGGTGGGCGGGGCCGTTCCCACCTCAAGCGCACACACCTGGCGGCCTGTTTCCCCCCCAAGTCCTGGAGGTGGTCGACCTCTGGGCGCGACCTCTGGGCGCGAGGACCGTGCGCTGGAGGTGGTGGGGCAGTGAGCTCAACCAGaaagcctttcttccttttctctcaggCACACCCCTAAAGATGAAAGATATTACATCTGGCTTTACAACCATCTGCAAAGCTTTGCTTGTTGAGAGCCaacatgttatttttaagatttaccgaagtttttataaaaaggaaaacaaaaatcttaatatTTGTTCAATTTGAACGAGAGATAAATATGCTCTTTACATTCTCTCTTGAGTCTCCTGCttttttaaatagtaagaaattttaacttaaatccttcttctaaaagatttatgaaaaaatcctttttctaaaagatttatgtTGAGCAGACATTTGTAATGGATGTTTTTATTTGGCATTCTCTTGAATTGCTAAATACACCATCTCTTTAAGGTTTTAACCAATATGGGAGGTTACTAATTTAAGATGCAAGTAAGTAAAGTTTAGTAACAATAAAGCATAACTGCTTACCTCTTAAACTGAGTTATCTCTCAGATTTTTGCCATTTCCTTGTAAAACCTTTGTTAatctcttcatatttttctttaaactggcTTTGTTTCActcaaacttatttttatagGAAACTTTATATCGCTCTTGTCAATGGAAAGCCAGTATCATTTGGCATAAAATACACAACTCTTAGTTTTTGTAATCTTTGTCTTTATCTACTTTATCTACTTTGTCTTTATCTACCTCCTACTTGGATACCTACAAAATCACCATAGCAAGTATGTTCTGTCCATTTAAaatgccccttcctcccttctccaccAGATGAATTCCTATGCATCCTTCAAGACCCAAATCATACGGCCCCTCCTATACGAAGAGAGCTGGTGCAACCCTTAGACTGTTCTTCTGTCCCATGTCCAAAGTGGCTATTGAGCCCTTAAAATGTGACTGGTCCAAATTGGAATGAACTGTAAATGTGAAATACATACGAGATTTCAAAGATTTCACACCAccaaaaagtaatattaaaaattaacttcacctgcttactttttttttttttttttttttttagtgtggctGCTAGAAAAATTGTTAATTATGTACGTGGCTCATATTTGAGGCTCACATTACATCTCCATTAGACTAGACTCTGCTTTAGATGCTCAGTGCCCAGGGCAAAAAGCTTGTTCGGGGGGCCTCCAAAACTATTGAGACactgggggatggggatggggggcagATATTGATTCCAAAATAGGAAGAGAAACTTGAAAATCAAAATGAACGAATGTTGAATTAGATGTTTGCAAAATGTGGCACACCAGCTCTCAACTAGTAGGtcattatatataaatgatatttaatgtGGAGCAAAGGCAGGGCCAggattggggggggagggggcccctggTGGGCAGTATTTAAGGAAGGCTGCTTCTCAAGTTCATGCAAGTGAAGGCTCTGCACTTGCAGGAACCTGGGAGGAAGCAcccccttaaattttgcacccCAGAAGCTTCACTCTCCCCACCTCACTCACCATACCAAAATGAGGAATCTTGTCCCTAGATGGTCCCTCAGGCAGAGCCAGCCTCCAGTCCTGTCTTCTCCCCAGTGTGCCACCCAACCAGGACCTCTGGTTCTTTCGACACCTGCCTCCCTCACGGTCTTATTCTGGCACCCAGCTCCCGTCCCGGCAGAGTCATCATTCAGTcaatgtgcattaaaaaaaatgtaaaatgttcccCAGTGGATCCTTTTAGGGTTTGCTACTTTCACCTTTTTCAAATACTGTCCAGCACTTAGGAACTTTCTTTTTCAGGAAATACCGCCTAAAGGCTGAAACTGAAGCACGGCAAAACTGGGCCCAGAACTGGGGATTTTTAACAACCCCTCTCGAGGAGGTAAGTATAAATTTGATGAGCCCAGGGGTGATAGAATTGATTATTTCAAGGAATAAACGATAAGGACGCATATACTCCACAAGAATAAAGTTCGCGTTGCATACGAAGACCGCTAATTCTGAAACCTTTCTTTCATGAATTTATTgcgcacctactacatgccaggcatccTCCAGCTGCTTCATCTGAACCagctcatttaatccacacaagGACCCTTGTGCAGAGGAGGGTGCTGTTTTATGCCCATTTTGTAAATTAGGAAATTGAGCTCAGAGAATTGCGAAGTCATACAGCTCACAAAGGGAGGCACCAAGGAGAGAAGCtggtctgtctgattccagagccacTTGGCCTCAGACtgcccatctgtaaaagggaTGAGAGTCCTCAGCTGCCTCTCTGGGCGATGGGGAAGTCCAGATGGGATGAGAAGTAGAAGCCAGGTGGATATACGAGGGATTACTGGGAAGATACTCTCGGTATTTTCCTAAGCCAGCTAGGTAACAAGAACAGGGAAAAGGGCCAGGTGTAATtaatagggagtggtggggatgTCCTCAGAAACCCCCGGCCCCGTGCAGGGGGAGCCCCCATCAGCCCAGCCGAGGGCTGAGCTTGCAGAGAGGATAACTCCATATTCCCATTGTTCAAGACAGTCCAGAAATGCCCATGTTTAAATGAGATCCGAGTATAGAATAGTGGCTCAGATGTATAAAACACCATACAGATACCAAATGCCTATATGGGCTTCAGTGGGATGGTGGCCACCAGACTACAGCCTTTCAAACCACCTCCAGGACAGGACACCCAGAAGCCACATTTCTTTGGACGGATGCAGAACCACGTAAGAATCACATAATTCAAAACATTCATGGTTCAAGGCAGCGTAACCCCGTTTGTAATTTACCCCATCCCGCTAGCTTTGAAATTATGCCattcttaatgaattttttaatacttACAGAGTTATACAACTTGAAATGTTATGCATAAAATGAGTCCTTATtaatataaaatgcataaaaagtCTATATTAATATTCCTTATATGTAATTAAGTTGTAATTTCAAAGagtttgaaattgttttaaaaattaaaaggggggtgggggctctcctctaatattttaaagattggCCCTGAAACCTTGTTggcaattatttatttgagtccgTAACCTGTGAAGTTTTCTCAAATTATGACTCGGGAGTATAAATTAGCAGGTTGCCAAAGGTGGTGGGGGACACGGCAGTTGATCACTGTATCCAGAGGCTGCGCAGCCTGAAGAGCCAGTCCCCGAACGGCCCCTAACTGTGTGATTGCACCAAGCTCCCGGACGTTTCTCAGCGCGGCTTTGGTCTCCTGCAAAACGCGGCGCCCTGGGGGGACGATGCAGAGAAGGCTCCCACTAACCTCAGTCTGACGCTTCCCATCTCTGGGGATTGTGTTGCAGTTGCTCAAGGGTGAAGAaaaaccccccaccccaaagcccaAAATCGAGCTTCCCGAGCGGTTCCACATCCGGCCCGTGACCCCAGTGGAGAAATACATCAAGGTTTGCAAAGTCGTTTTGAATACTTGTTCTCCTAAGTAAGAAATAAGTGTGTTCGCTCCAGGAGCACAAAGCCAACCCCCAAAGGTAAGAACACAGTGGCAGCCAGCAGGTGGGAGGCCAGCTTCCACGCCCTTCCGGAGCCCACAGGTAAGGAGCACATCGGGTTACTGGTCTCGACACAGGCAGGAGCCGCTGCGTTCAGCTctgcagaagcagagggaagccaGGAGAATGACGGGGTCGGTCCAGTCATTCAGCAGACATTTACAGGGACTGGGAGGGTAAAGGCccgggctctggagtcagaccacTGAGACCCAAATCCTGCTCGGCTGCTCACCTTCTGTGTGGTCTTGCATGTGACTCGATCGTTCCATGTCTCCTTTTCCCCTGTACGGTGGGGCTCACGAAAGCACCTACTACAGCGAGTGGCATCAGGGTTCCGTGGGATAATGCCTGTGAAGGATCTGGAATGTTACCTGGCACTTTTAGAGAGAGCTAGGGACGGCTAGCTGTAAGTAGGCACCAGGTGCTGGGTTGGGCAAACAGTGGCAAACAAGAAGAGGGGACTCCAGCCCATGAGTctggcttgggggtggggaggtaggggGAGGCCCCGTGAAACAAGAAATTCAACAAAATTGGgggtgtttttttaagattttatttatttattttagagagagagcacgtgtgtgtgcatgagagaaagagagagcgcacgagtgggggagtcagagggagagggagaagtagattccccactcagcagggagcccaacatgggacttgatcccaggaccccaggatcatgacctgagccgaaagcagatgcttcaccaactgagccacccaggtgccccccaactaAATTGCTATTTGCTACGCTAGATGCCATGGAGACAAGAGACAGGTGAGGTTTTGGAGGGTAACAGGGGTTGGGGGTGCCCATTGATCTGAAGACTGAAGGATGATAAGGATCCAGCCCTGGAAAGGCTTTCCAGCCAAAGGGAAGagcatgtacaaaggccctgaggcagaacaaTTTTGGTATATTTCAGGAACAGCAATGGATGCCATGAGGCTGGAGTTTAGTGAGCTGGGGGTGGGTCAGAGTGGGAAGGGAAGTGAGGTGGATGGAGAGGTGGGCACAGCCAGATCCCACTGGACCTCAGAGGCCAGAGGAAGGAGTTGAACCCAGTCTGCAATGGGAAACAGAGCTGTGGCATGGTGAGGACTGCCTTTTTGAAAGATCCTTGTGGTTGCGAAGTGAGCGACAGGCAATCCCAGAGGGGAGAAGACCACCTGAGACCAGTCAGCCATGGACATGGGTCAGATGCCTCTAGGACCTGCCGAGCTGGGTACATCCCCAGGCCTCCCTTCATGGGTCCATCATTTTGGTCCTGGATTTTGCCCTCTGCCAGGCTACGGAGAAAGCACTTCTGTGTCCTGATGAAAGAAGAGATGTAAACTCACATGGAAGGCAGCCAGGGGTGGGAGGAGTCAGGCTctatgaattttcttttcctgatgctCTCAGGGTCAGACCGAGCGGCAGGCACAAGGTGAGTGCTCAGTGGTGAGTGCTCAGTGGGAGCGCATCTGATGGCTGAATGAACGAATACGCTCCAGTGAGATATGTTGAGAGTGTTTCCCCCCTGATTATCCAGCAATATAGATTCActgatattttagaaatacaacaaaataataaattaaggagtgcctgggtggctcagtcggttaagcgtctgccttcagctcaggtcatgatcccagggtcctgggatcgagccccacagcaggctccctgctccgcggggaacctgcttctccctctccctctgcccctccccctgcttgtgttctcttgctctctctgccaaataaataagtaaaatctttaaaaataataataataataaattaaaatatccatatataCCCTGACCGTGATTAGCATTTGGGGGAGCTCCTTCTGGATGTTTCGCTATGCCTCTATCTACCACCCCCAAAGAATTGCTAGCTCTTCTTATTGTGGCGTTGTTGCTCACCCTACTAAGTACTTTACATGGTCATCTTATTTTCACCACAACACTAGAAGGTAGGTATAATCACCGCCAAACCCATTCTGTCCCTGGGGAAACCGAAGCAGAGGGCCTGGGGGCACAAGGACCTTGATCAGGTGAGAAAAGCACTTGTCCGATTTCCTTCTGAACGTCCTTCCTTGCTGAAGAAACggtccccttcttcctccttcccatccctcctTTGGGTGGCTAGacccttttaaaaatctatttatttttaacaggtGTGCTACACCCCAAAATGCATGCCCTGAAaagcctctttccctcccctgacTCTCAGTTTCCCAGGCACCCTTCCAGAGACCAGATCGGCATATGCAAGCGCGTTGTGTGGATCTTTAATCTTTTCTCCCTTGTTGCACGAATTATACCATGTTTCATCTGTTTTATGcacctttttttctcttagcaGTTTATGTTCAACATGTCCCGTCTCAGAACATACAGGCCTGCCTCACCGTGTTAGACTGCTGTGTAGTGTTCTATCGTATTCCATCGCACGCTGCTGAGCGAGTCCCCTGCGGTGAACCGCAGGCTGCGTCCGGTGATTTGCTATCACCCCAGGGCTGCAGTGAACCCCCACACCAACACTGGTGTGACGCGCACAGATATTGAGGATGTCTTAGGACAAGTCCCTAGGAGTACCTTTTAGGTCAAAGGatgtctgtgttttcatttttggtagATAAGCGCTCTAGTCGCCCTTCACAGACAATGAACCAACTTGTTCTCCTGCAATGCCCTTGTTAACGGCGGTGTTTTCATCTCTGCCAACGTGGTGGATGAAAGGTGGCATTCCAGGGTGGTTTTCGATTACATCTCCCTTACAAGTTGGAGGTAGACTTGAAAGCTAGTCTGTGTGTCCCAAGGGCCCGTCTGGACAGGCGCGGAAGAGCAGGCCCCTCTGGCATCTGTTGATGACCTTCCCTGAAAGTAGCCTCTCAGGAGATTAATTTTAGCACTTCCTCGAGAACATACGTTTGGGGGCTTTGTGCGACAGTGGCAGCCAGCCCGCCaggaccacccccacccctccccccgccgccaccaccaccgccTGGAGCACAGATCCCTTGAGCCGAGCATTGAACGCATAACCCCACGCATTTGAAACCGCTCTGTCTCAGTTCTCCTGTTAGAACAAATATTCCTCGTGTTGTCATCATTCAAATCACCCTGTAAAAGCAGAACAGAACATCATTTCAAATGGAAGGGGAGAAACAGCCTGAAAATTTGccctcatttttcaaatatttcaagtcTGTCCAAGGAATTGACAaatgaaactgtatttttttcatctcagacaGAACCTCATTTCCCTttggtttttaattaaattccattGCTTTTCATTCCCGTGGTCCCCACAGTCTGGGGTGTGCgtgggtgtgtacacacacatatcatAAAGCCTTCCCATCGAAACCGGCAGATTTATAAGTGCCATGATACCATCCGACAATattgttctatattttataaagagTGGTGTGAACTGTAGTATTTGATATTTCTATACCtcactcttttttccctttttgctcttttgtcaaatgaaaattattttactggAGGTTGTGAATGAACGTGTTAAGCATGACCAGATAAAGAAACATATTCGGTGTTCATGACTTTTGCAGGGAGAAGTGAGTCTCGGGGTCCAGGTGATTGGAGCATGGTTACCTTGGGTGCACCTCGCTCAGGgatattttctttcctgtctttttccCATCAGGTCTCCCTCACCGATCCTGATGCCTCCGTGGACAAGCCTCATGTCACTGTGGCCCCAGGTGGCTAAACCCCATGCCTTTCCATTCCAGATCCTGCCATCGCCCCCAATCCCGAAGACGACCCAGGGCTTCATCGGATGGAGATCCGGGGTGCCCGGCCTGAACAAGTGTCTGGAGCACGATCATGAGATCAGAAGCTGCAAGGGGGCATATGCCAAAGAGCTAGGCTGGCCGAAGCAAGGCATCCACTGAGTCCAGATAGACTGCAGGCCC comes from the Zalophus californianus isolate mZalCal1 chromosome 8, mZalCal1.pri.v2, whole genome shotgun sequence genome and includes:
- the C8H20orf85 gene encoding uncharacterized protein C20orf85 homolog isoform X1, with amino-acid sequence MAEKPLSTAAAERMNLVAQDEIWKYRLKAETEARQNWAQNWGFLTTPLEEIPNAYMGFSGMVATRLQPFKPPPGQDTQKPHFFGRMQNHLLKGEEKPPTPKPKIELPERFHIRPVTPVEKYIKILPSPPIPKTTQGFIGWRSGVPGLNKCLEHDHEIRSCKGAYAKELGWPKQGIH
- the C8H20orf85 gene encoding uncharacterized protein C20orf85 homolog isoform X2, whose product is MAEKPLSTAAAERMNLVAQDEIWKYRLKAETEARQNWAQNWGFLTTPLEELLKGEEKPPTPKPKIELPERFHIRPVTPVEKYIKILPSPPIPKTTQGFIGWRSGVPGLNKCLEHDHEIRSCKGAYAKELGWPKQGIH